TCAAAGGCTTCATCATTCTCTTTTGACCTTTTTCTAATAGTGCCGGTTCTTCCTCCCGCCCTCCTGATTTTTTGTCCCAAATGTCTTTCAAATAACAATCTGTCAATATTATTATCCGAGTATATCAAGCCGTTCTGATTCAGAACTTTTGCGCCTTTACCCAGTCCCATAGCAGCTACACCATAGTCCTGAGTGACCACAATATCGTTCTTTTTAAGCATATTGATAAGCTTTATGTCAACACTGTCACGTGCCTTGTCTACGGTAATTACCGTACTATATCCATCATTTAGTTCGTGACTGGTATCAATAATCATTATGACTGGAATGCCATATTCCTTTGCAATCCTGATGATTATATTTTTTACCGGGCATGCATCTGCATCTACAAGTATTTGCATATAAGTTCCTTCCGGCTTTCATTTTATTTATTATTCTATACCAAATAATTCAATTAAATCAACCGTGGTTACATTTATATGTCTTTTTTACGAGTGCCATAGCCAAAAACGGCTGTCTCCGGAAATAACTTTGTACACCCGGAGACAGCCGTCATATAGTTTTTTTATAATAAAAGCCAAAAATTAATTTTGAGGGAACAAATAATCAACAAGCCACTGGGGTAATCTGTCCCGTATTTTCCATATGCGGTTAATCAACTGTCTCATTGAATAATCATTGTCAACCTTAAAGTTTACAGTTGTAAAGTCGGTATTTACAGCCTTTATACTGTCATAGTACAGGACTGAATTCAATTTGTAGGTATCAGGATTCTGCCCCTCCGGTACA
This region of Clostridium sp. BNL1100 genomic DNA includes:
- a CDS encoding YaiI/YqxD family protein, whose protein sequence is MQILVDADACPVKNIIIRIAKEYGIPVIMIIDTSHELNDGYSTVITVDKARDSVDIKLINMLKKNDIVVTQDYGVAAMGLGKGAKVLNQNGLIYSDNNIDRLLFERHLGQKIRRAGGRTGTIRKRSKENDEAFEKALLMLIKSESESTQDLNI